In Pseudanabaena sp. BC1403, the sequence TCCCCAAACCAAAATCGATCTCGAAACTTAGGATTATCAGCGAAGTTATCAATCATTCGCTCGGTGATATGTTTAATGGCATCAATCCGAAAGCCATCAAACCCCATCTCTATCATTGCCTCTACCATAGCGGTCTGCTGCTGCAACACCCAGTCAGAATTTTTGAGATCAGGTAGCCCTGATAAATTCTGATAGATTACTGCATCTCGATTTGACCACTCATCGCTATCAATCTCACCAGCATTGTTAAAGTCGAAAACAGAAAATAATCCTTTACTGAGGTCACCATATAATCGGTTCTCCTCAAACAAGGCAGGCTGTTTTTGGTAACGCTCAAGCTCGGCTGCACCTGGAAAATCGAAATGATCTTTACGAGCTTCGTTTGCCATGTGGTTAACTACAAGATCCGCATACACCTGTAATTTGGGAGTGCTCTCATGGCAAGCCTGAATCAACCTCTCCAGATCCTTTTTGCCTCCCAAATGGGATAGCAATACTCGATAATCTTTAGGTTGATATCTCTGCCACCACTGATCGCCATTAGGATCTGAGTAAAGTGGAGGTGGGATCAGCACCGCTCCATATCCAGCATCTCGAATAGAATCAAGGTTGTCAATAATATCCGTATATCGCCAATTAAAGGCATGGAGAGTAACATTTCGCATGGTTATTCTTTCCCTATGATGGTCGAAAAAATGGTCGAAAAATCTGATTGGATGTAAAGGACGGAAACATTGTACTGATTTTTTAAAGGATTTACTGCTAGAGCAGGTGATCTCATTTCAGTTAATTAAAGCAAGTTGCGGAGATAATCGCCTATGACGGTGATGAACCAAAATCGGTTTCATAATGAGAATTGCTGAAATTCAGCAATTTATGCTATCAAAGCATACATAGTGTGATATTATTACAATCGCTTTGCTTACCAAAGACACTACAAAACATATTTGGAGAGGTGGCAGAGTGGTTGAATGCGTCTGACTCGAAATCAGATTTGGGGTCACACCTAACGGGAGTTCGAATCTCCCCCTCTCCGTAAAAGCAAAAAAGTGCTTGATGCCTAGCATCAAGCGCTTTTTTGTGGGCAAAAAATTATAAACATTGGTTTCATAATTTCTCGTTACAAAAACTGCAACTGAGAAACTAATCCTTACTAAGAGTGAGAGACTCAAGATCAAGAAACACTAACAGCTTGCAAAACTGCCTAACACAAGGATGCAGGCGCTGAGGAGCGAAATTACTATGAAATCAATTAAGCCTATCTATATCGCCTTACCTGCTGCGATCATCCTTGCTGGTGCGATCGCTCATCGCACCTTAGCTCAGTCTAGCCCGATCGCTAAAACTCCACAAAATCCTAGCACTATGGTTAGAACAGGAATTCTCGAACCAGTTAGCGATCGCACTCCTCGCGCCGAAACAAACAAAGATCGTCCTGTTGGTGGGCTGTATGTCCAAACCACCGATCGCAAGCAACAAGCTTTCACCCTAACCAATACTGATGTCAAAGGAAAAATATCTGGCAACATTTCAAGGGTAGAAGTCACCCAAACTTTTCAGAATCCCTATGACAAACCCTTAGAAGCCATATATGTATTCCCATTGCCAGACCAAGCGGCTGTCGATGACATGGAAATTAAGATTGGCGA encodes:
- a CDS encoding alpha-amylase family protein, with protein sequence MRNVTLHAFNWRYTDIIDNLDSIRDAGYGAVLIPPPLYSDPNGDQWWQRYQPKDYRVLLSHLGGKKDLERLIQACHESTPKLQVYADLVVNHMANEARKDHFDFPGAAELERYQKQPALFEENRLYGDLSKGLFSVFDFNNAGEIDSDEWSNRDAVIYQNLSGLPDLKNSDWVLQQQTAMVEAMIEMGFDGFRIDAIKHITERMIDNFADNPKFRDRFWFGEVLTGSDRDERIFLDPFLRETWISGYDFPLFQTMREAFGFGGSLRSLARPESQNNALPWNRSVTFVINHDIPHNDGFRFWLFDPQDEHLAHAYILGRDGGVPLIYSDHNESHRSQDRDRWLDVYKRADMVAMIHFHNAVHGQPMVILYESDLLLVFRRGANGIVAINKSGSNQWANFSTWGLKNPAKYRDLIHHNEMNLSGNTLSLFVPPRTAQMWLAE